A single window of Chitinophaga sp. XS-30 DNA harbors:
- a CDS encoding ABC transporter permease, which translates to MFKSYFRIAWRNLVKNKGYSFINIAGLATGMAVAMLIGLWVWDELSFDKYNRNYSRIAQVMQHQDFNGKTGTWQTMPYPMGETLRNNYGSDFKHVVMSSWDFYKILSHGDKQLKKIGKYMEPDGPALLDLNMLKGTHSALKDPSSILLSESAAAAYFGDEDPMGKSMQVNQQENYIVRGVYKNLPHNSAFGNVEFLVPWETYINSLGWVKNMENPWGSNAFLVYVQLADHADMDKVSAKISKVKHDNVREDERRYSAEIFLHPMNKWHLQESFSNGINTGGRIRFVWLFAVIGIFVLLLACINFMNLSTARSEKRAREVGIRKAIGSLRTQLVGQFFSESLLVVVFGLLCSLLLVQLALPFFNSVADKKMSILWMNPVFWLISIGISLLTGLIAGSYPAFYLSSFQPVKVLKGTFQAGRYASLPRKILVVMQFSVSVTLITGTIIVFRQIQFARERPSGYNRDGLIYLEMNTPDIPSRLNIVSEELKSTGAIAGMAGSSAPPTSVWSTYGDISWPGKDPGMAVDIPTTGVTHTYGKTMGWQFREGRDFSTVFASDSSALIINEAAVAFMGLEKPIGTTIRWGDKPFTVIGVIQNMIVESPYQPVRPSIYHIGYNPDIINIRINPSSGTAAAIGKIESVFKKYSPDQPFEYQFVDTGYAEKFANEERIGKLASFFAILAIFISCLGLFGMASFMAERRTKEIGIRKVMGASVFNLWKMLSKDFVTLVFISLLIALPVACYFMQNWLQNYAYRSGIPWWIPAATGLGMLLITLLTVSFQSVRAALMNPVKSLKAEN; encoded by the coding sequence ATGTTCAAAAGCTATTTCAGGATCGCCTGGCGAAATCTTGTAAAGAACAAAGGATATTCCTTTATCAACATCGCCGGATTGGCCACGGGTATGGCAGTGGCCATGCTGATCGGGCTTTGGGTATGGGATGAACTATCCTTCGACAAATACAACAGGAATTACAGCCGCATCGCCCAGGTGATGCAACACCAGGATTTCAACGGGAAAACCGGTACATGGCAAACTATGCCCTACCCCATGGGAGAAACGCTTCGCAACAACTACGGCAGCGATTTCAAACATGTGGTCATGTCGTCCTGGGATTTTTACAAAATATTGTCGCATGGTGACAAGCAACTGAAGAAGATCGGCAAATACATGGAGCCTGACGGCCCCGCGTTGTTGGACCTCAACATGTTGAAGGGGACGCATTCCGCACTGAAAGACCCTTCCTCCATCCTGCTGTCCGAATCCGCTGCAGCTGCTTATTTTGGCGATGAAGACCCGATGGGCAAAAGCATGCAGGTCAATCAGCAGGAAAACTACATTGTGAGGGGCGTTTACAAAAATCTTCCCCATAATTCCGCATTTGGCAACGTTGAATTCCTCGTTCCCTGGGAAACCTACATCAACAGTCTCGGCTGGGTAAAAAACATGGAAAACCCCTGGGGAAGCAATGCCTTCCTTGTTTATGTGCAACTGGCAGATCATGCAGATATGGATAAAGTATCCGCAAAGATCAGCAAGGTAAAACACGATAATGTTCGTGAAGATGAGCGGAGATACAGCGCCGAGATATTCCTTCATCCCATGAACAAATGGCACCTGCAAGAATCGTTCAGCAACGGGATCAATACCGGTGGTCGCATCCGGTTCGTGTGGCTGTTCGCTGTTATCGGGATATTTGTATTGTTGCTGGCCTGCATCAATTTCATGAACCTGAGCACCGCCCGTTCCGAGAAGCGCGCCAGGGAAGTGGGCATCCGCAAGGCTATTGGTTCTCTCCGCACGCAGCTGGTGGGCCAGTTTTTCAGTGAATCTTTGCTGGTGGTCGTATTCGGATTGCTATGCTCGCTGTTGCTGGTGCAACTGGCGCTCCCGTTCTTTAACAGCGTGGCCGATAAAAAGATGTCCATTCTCTGGATGAATCCTGTATTCTGGCTCATCAGCATTGGTATAAGCCTGCTGACAGGATTGATCGCCGGAAGTTATCCCGCTTTTTATCTCTCTTCTTTTCAGCCGGTAAAAGTATTGAAAGGCACATTCCAGGCGGGCCGCTATGCATCGCTGCCGAGGAAAATACTGGTGGTGATGCAGTTTTCGGTATCTGTCACCCTCATTACCGGCACCATCATTGTTTTCCGCCAGATACAATTTGCCAGGGAGCGCCCTTCAGGTTACAACCGCGATGGGCTGATATACCTGGAAATGAACACGCCGGATATTCCTTCCCGGCTAAACATCGTCAGCGAAGAGCTGAAAAGCACAGGCGCCATTGCCGGAATGGCGGGGTCCAGTGCGCCGCCGACATCTGTCTGGAGCACATACGGGGACATTTCATGGCCAGGTAAAGATCCCGGGATGGCAGTGGATATCCCCACCACCGGGGTAACGCATACCTATGGCAAAACCATGGGCTGGCAATTCCGGGAAGGCAGGGATTTTTCCACAGTGTTTGCCTCGGATTCTTCCGCGCTCATCATCAACGAAGCCGCCGTAGCATTCATGGGGCTGGAAAAGCCTATAGGCACAACGATCCGCTGGGGCGACAAGCCATTTACCGTCATTGGCGTGATACAGAACATGATCGTGGAATCGCCCTATCAGCCGGTACGGCCATCGATATATCACATCGGCTACAATCCGGACATCATCAATATCCGGATCAATCCCTCATCGGGCACGGCAGCGGCCATCGGGAAAATTGAAAGCGTATTTAAAAAGTACAGCCCGGACCAACCATTTGAATACCAGTTTGTGGATACAGGATATGCCGAAAAATTCGCCAATGAAGAACGCATCGGCAAACTGGCGAGTTTCTTTGCCATCCTGGCCATTTTCATCAGCTGCCTCGGCCTTTTCGGAATGGCTTCCTTTATGGCGGAACGCCGCACCAAAGAGATCGGCATCCGGAAAGTGATGGGCGCATCAGTATTCAATCTCTGGAAAATGTTGTCGAAAGACTTTGTTACGCTGGTTTTCATTTCCTTGTTGATCGCGCTGCCGGTGGCCTGCTATTTCATGCAAAACTGGCTGCAGAACTATGCTTACCGCTCCGGTATCCCCTGGTGGATACCGGCGGCTACAGGCCTGGGCATGCTGCTGATCACATTACTGACAGTAAGTTTTCAGAGCGTCAGGGCTGCGTTGATGAACCCCGTAAAAAGCCTTAAAGCGGAGAATTGA
- a CDS encoding DUF4838 domain-containing protein: MPRMMTVISLFITLLSVSACSPKAAEIALVSGGKSSYVIVLPADATKNETRAATVLQQYIKQISKATLPVIKENAYEKQPAIFIGNTGNIAQFNTGKIKNEGFLIASDAQDLYISGGSGKGVVYGVYTFLETYLGCRKYANVPATVPVSSNIRIPAQLKDMQAPAFIYRETYYPSAFDNEYLEWHKLHRFEDLWGLWGHSFFKLVPPKTYFSTHPEYYALVNGRRQASQLCLSNEAVFNIATAYFREAMAENPDALYWSVGAEDGGGFCTCDLCSKTDAEEGGPQGSLIRFVNRIAEKFPEQQFTTLAYLYTSRPPLKTKPAPNVYIMLSSIDAERQEALETIPSAAGFRKNLEGWSAVTNNIFLWDYTTQFTNYLAPFPDYGLQQPNLRFLAGKVKGIFLQGSGDTYGDMAEYKSYLQAKLLWDPAIPTGELETDFFRGYYGKAGPFIQQYTKALAATMQRTKSRLDIYGNPVAHHTDYLSPAAIDQYAVLLDKAEQAVQNNRVYNARLPLEYTVLQQSLFFGTEKNGYLVPAANGNEYTVNPEWPERVRKFVAQCKQAGVRELSEGGGSPDDYLKEWETLFARKWVASLAFRARVTLLHPYAPEYPAKKEQTLTDGLEGTKDFSTNWLFMYGKDLVATIDLGVSKPVGKVMMNFLHDPRHYIFNPAKIVIETSADGITFTTVAQQQPTQSAEEDYAVRIDPFRFSFPLTQARYIRVTGACLPAVPAWRGAPANKQPSLCCDEVYVQ, encoded by the coding sequence ATGCCCAGAATGATGACGGTAATATCCTTGTTCATAACGCTCCTCTCTGTTTCCGCCTGTTCTCCGAAAGCGGCTGAAATTGCGCTGGTGAGCGGCGGCAAATCATCATACGTGATCGTATTGCCGGCGGATGCCACGAAGAACGAAACACGCGCGGCAACAGTCCTGCAACAGTACATCAAACAGATATCAAAGGCCACCCTGCCGGTCATTAAAGAGAATGCTTACGAAAAGCAACCAGCTATTTTCATCGGCAATACCGGCAACATTGCGCAGTTCAATACCGGTAAAATAAAGAATGAGGGCTTCCTGATCGCTTCCGATGCGCAGGACCTCTACATCAGCGGCGGTAGTGGAAAGGGCGTGGTGTACGGGGTGTACACTTTCCTGGAAACGTACCTGGGATGCCGCAAATATGCGAACGTTCCGGCTACCGTTCCCGTCAGCAGCAACATCCGTATTCCGGCTCAATTGAAGGATATGCAGGCTCCGGCCTTCATCTACCGGGAAACCTATTACCCTTCTGCTTTTGATAATGAGTACCTGGAATGGCACAAGCTGCATCGCTTTGAAGATCTCTGGGGCCTATGGGGGCATTCCTTCTTCAAACTGGTGCCGCCGAAAACCTATTTTTCCACACACCCGGAATATTATGCGCTGGTCAACGGCAGGCGGCAGGCTTCGCAATTATGCCTGAGCAATGAAGCCGTATTCAATATTGCCACAGCCTACTTCCGGGAGGCCATGGCAGAAAATCCGGATGCGCTGTACTGGTCTGTTGGCGCGGAGGACGGAGGCGGTTTCTGCACCTGTGACCTTTGCAGCAAAACAGATGCGGAAGAAGGCGGGCCGCAGGGATCGCTGATCCGTTTTGTGAACCGCATTGCCGAAAAATTCCCCGAGCAGCAGTTCACCACCCTGGCCTATCTCTACACCAGCCGGCCGCCGCTTAAAACGAAACCCGCCCCCAACGTGTACATCATGCTCAGCAGCATTGATGCGGAACGGCAGGAAGCGCTTGAAACCATACCATCGGCGGCAGGCTTCCGGAAAAACCTGGAAGGCTGGAGCGCTGTTACCAACAACATCTTTCTCTGGGATTACACCACACAATTCACCAATTATCTCGCACCATTCCCGGACTACGGGTTGCAGCAGCCTAATCTCCGCTTCCTGGCGGGAAAGGTGAAAGGCATATTCCTGCAGGGCAGCGGAGATACCTACGGTGATATGGCGGAATACAAAAGTTACCTGCAGGCCAAACTGCTCTGGGACCCGGCCATTCCAACGGGAGAACTGGAAACGGATTTCTTTCGCGGATACTACGGCAAGGCGGGGCCATTCATTCAGCAATACACAAAGGCATTGGCGGCTACCATGCAACGCACCAAAAGCCGGCTGGACATCTACGGCAATCCGGTTGCGCATCATACGGACTATCTCTCCCCTGCCGCTATAGACCAGTATGCCGTGTTGCTGGACAAAGCGGAACAGGCTGTGCAGAACAACCGGGTGTACAATGCCCGGCTGCCGCTTGAATATACTGTATTGCAGCAATCCCTCTTCTTTGGAACAGAAAAGAACGGCTACCTTGTACCGGCTGCTAACGGGAATGAATACACGGTAAATCCCGAATGGCCGGAACGCGTCAGGAAATTCGTGGCGCAATGTAAACAGGCCGGTGTACGGGAGCTGTCGGAAGGCGGCGGGAGCCCTGATGATTATCTGAAAGAATGGGAAACGCTCTTTGCCAGAAAATGGGTTGCCAGCCTGGCCTTCCGCGCCCGGGTGACCCTGCTGCACCCCTATGCGCCGGAATATCCCGCCAAAAAAGAGCAGACCCTTACAGACGGGCTGGAAGGCACGAAAGATTTCAGCACCAACTGGCTGTTCATGTACGGAAAAGATCTTGTAGCGACGATCGACCTGGGGGTAAGCAAACCGGTCGGCAAAGTGATGATGAATTTCCTGCATGATCCGCGGCACTATATCTTCAACCCGGCAAAGATCGTCATTGAAACATCTGCTGACGGGATAACCTTTACCACGGTCGCGCAACAGCAACCCACACAGTCCGCTGAAGAAGATTACGCGGTACGGATCGATCCTTTCCGTTTCAGTTTTCCGCTGACGCAGGCGCGTTACATCCGGGTAACCGGCGCCTGCCTCCCCGCTGTTCCCGCCTGGCGGGGCGCTCCGGCCAACAAACAGCCCTCCCTGTGCTGCGATGAAGTGTATGTGCAGTAA
- a CDS encoding RagB/SusD family nutrient uptake outer membrane protein, which produces MKYILSIISALFLFSSCTKMLEEEPQSIAEELFYNTPAEVETGLNAIYTPVRGSGNFGALYECQLEIYAEYLYGRGSHAPLNDYKGLDNTNITRIAGMWSTFYEAIRNANIIIRRAPEATALTEAQISRYVGEARFLRALWYFHLVRNWGGVPIRDIDNMDAIDVPRSSEADVYNVIVEDLLYAEANLPDAPRLIGTPSLWSAKTVLADVYMNLHQYDKARDKALEVINSNKFSLVNVAVADDFDKLFGPEIVTSTEEIFYLKYSRTPSGQGFSYPQYTHYPGAGYYPPGGYYTFYSDTEENLFIKNWDKNDLRYAFNWYGQTFGLGPNTILNKKFSDRVTTTAGGNDFPMYRYADVLLFYAESVAQAGTVPTLDAMEKLNMVHRRAYGKNPTVADPTVDFNLADYAGKQAFIDLVVKERGYENCAEAKRWHDLKRLGIAKEAVQASKGVVMEDKHLLWPIPTIELNYNKAIDPVADQNPGY; this is translated from the coding sequence ATGAAATATATCCTTTCAATTATATCTGCATTGTTCCTTTTCTCCTCCTGTACAAAGATGCTGGAGGAAGAACCGCAGTCCATTGCGGAGGAACTGTTTTACAATACGCCTGCGGAAGTGGAAACCGGGCTGAATGCCATTTATACTCCGGTGCGCGGCTCCGGGAATTTCGGTGCGTTGTACGAATGCCAGCTGGAGATCTATGCCGAGTACCTCTATGGCCGGGGAAGCCATGCTCCGCTGAACGACTACAAAGGGCTTGACAATACGAATATCACCAGGATAGCCGGAATGTGGTCGACCTTTTACGAAGCGATCCGTAACGCCAATATCATCATCAGGCGCGCCCCGGAAGCTACAGCACTTACCGAAGCGCAGATCAGCAGATACGTAGGCGAAGCCAGGTTCCTGCGTGCCCTGTGGTATTTTCACCTGGTGCGTAACTGGGGTGGCGTACCCATCCGCGATATAGATAATATGGACGCTATTGATGTACCGAGAAGCTCCGAAGCGGACGTGTACAACGTCATTGTGGAGGACCTGCTGTATGCGGAAGCAAACCTGCCGGATGCGCCGAGACTTATCGGCACGCCTTCCCTCTGGTCTGCCAAAACGGTGCTGGCGGATGTGTATATGAACCTGCATCAGTACGACAAAGCACGCGACAAGGCATTGGAGGTGATCAATTCCAATAAATTCTCGCTCGTGAATGTTGCTGTTGCGGATGATTTTGACAAGTTGTTCGGCCCGGAGATCGTTACTTCCACGGAAGAGATATTTTACCTGAAGTATTCCCGGACCCCCTCCGGCCAGGGCTTCTCCTACCCGCAATACACGCACTACCCCGGGGCAGGATATTATCCTCCCGGCGGGTATTATACCTTCTACAGCGATACGGAAGAGAACCTGTTCATCAAGAACTGGGACAAGAACGACCTGCGTTATGCCTTCAACTGGTATGGGCAGACCTTCGGCCTCGGGCCCAACACTATCCTGAACAAAAAGTTCAGCGACCGCGTGACCACTACGGCGGGCGGCAATGACTTTCCCATGTACCGCTACGCGGATGTGCTGCTGTTCTATGCGGAAAGCGTGGCGCAGGCAGGTACTGTTCCTACGCTGGATGCGATGGAAAAGCTGAACATGGTACACAGAAGGGCATACGGCAAGAACCCCACCGTGGCGGACCCTACGGTGGATTTCAACCTGGCGGATTATGCCGGCAAACAGGCTTTTATAGACCTGGTCGTGAAGGAGAGAGGGTATGAGAACTGTGCGGAAGCCAAACGCTGGCACGATCTGAAGCGTCTGGGCATTGCGAAAGAGGCCGTACAGGCGTCAAAAGGTGTTGTCATGGAAGATAAACATCTGCTCTGGCCTATCCCCACGATAGAGCTTAACTATAACAAAGCCATTGATCCGGTAGCGGACCAGAATCCGGGCTACTGA